The region GTTTCACGAAAAATCTACCTGAACCAGCGGGGCAAGAGCCTTTCGCCTTCGCACTTCTTTTTCGAGTCTAGCGAAGAACGCATCCAGAATATCCTCGGACTTATCCGTTTCTATTACAAGTCCAAGAAATACGCCGAGACCCTAAAGCTTCTGGAGCTGCTCGAAAGCATGCACCACCCGCAGGGGTATCTCCACGCCGACCTTACCCGCGCCGTGAACCTCTTGCATTTCGAGATTCTTGTCAAGGAACACAGGCACGAGGAAGCTCAGGAATACTGTCTTTCGGTACTCGCCAAGTTCCTCGACGACCAGAACATCGACGACATCTCGTCCTCTAAGTTTTTCTTCGAATCGGCATTCACGCAAATTCTTTCATTCGAAAAACTCAGCCAGGACAAGCGAGAGGCTTTCTGGAACCTGCGCGAAAACTTCAACCGCCAGTTGGGGTACATGGACATTTTGCATAAGCACAAGGAACTGTTCCAGGAAATTTTCGACGATGACGCCACCAACAAGGAAGGCATTCTCTACCTGAATGGCGAAGACATTACCTTGTTCAAAATGTCGTATCCGTACCTTTCCGGAGACCAGGTGGTTATCGCAAAAATAGACCCCAACACCTACAGGAACAGGCTTTTAAGCAGGCTCAAAAACGTTACCCAGAGTTTCAAGAACATTCCCTTTTCCATTACCGAAAACAACAACAAGGTTCTTCTGGGTGAAATTCCCGAAAACGCCCCCATTATCGAGCAATACAGCATTTCTGAGGCTCTCGACTGGGAATTCACACTCTACGAAAAGGACATGCAGGACATTCGCAAAGAAACCAGGCACCGGATGTTCTTGATGTACGGGCTAATGCTTTTTGCCCTCATCACCGTCATATTCGGGTCTTTCTTTATGTTCCGTTTCATTACGCAGGAACGCAAGCTGCTTTCGATGAAGACAAACTTCCTTTCGAGCGTTTCTCATGAGCTAAAGACTCCCCTTACCTCGATCAAGATGTTTGCCGAGATGATGGCGCGCGGCCGTATGCAACGGGCCGAAAAGGTGCAGGAATATTCAACCCTTATCGGAAAAGAGGCTTCGAGACTCGAGAACCTGATTGGAGCCATTCTCAACTACACGCGCATGGAACACGGGACAGGCGCATTCAAGTGGGAAAAGCTAGACTTTTCGATTTGCGCAAAGAAAGTTTTCGATGCGGTCGAAGATATCGGCGTCGAAAAGGGACTCACCTTCTACACGCACTTTGAACCCAACGTATTTGTGATGGGCGACTACACGGCGCTTTACAGCCTTGTGCAGAACCTGATTGACAACGCCATCAAGTACACCGAGGCGCCCGGCGACATTACCGTCAACGTAAAAAGCGAAGACGACTGGATTGTATTCTCGGTCGCCGATACCGGCATCGGGATTCCCTCGTCGGAACAGAAGAACATCTTTAACGATTTTTACCGGGTGGGCGACGAAATGACCCGAAGCACCAAGGGTTCGGGGCTTGGGCTTGCCACCGTGAAAAGGGTCGCGGAAACCCACAAGGCAACCATTTCCCTCAACAGCAAACCGGGCAAAGGCTCTACATTCACCGTCAAGTTTAAAAAGGCAGAATAACTATGTCACAGAATTTCAAAATCCTGATTGTAGAAGACGAAGAAATTATCCGTCTGGGGCTACAGGACAACTTCGAAATGGAAGGCTACACCGTAGAAACGGCCTGCGACGGTGAAGAGGCGATTGCAAAGTCCGACAGTTACCAGCCGCACCTGGTGCTACTGGACCTGATGATTCCGAAAAAGAGCGGATTCGAAGTCTGCCGCTATATCCGAAACAAGCACCCGGAAACCTACATCATTATGCTCACGGCAAAGACCGAAGAAACGAGCAAGGTGGCAGGCCTTGAAATGGGTGCCGACGATTACGTCACCAAGCCGTTTTCGATTCTGGAGCTCCTTGCCCGCGTGAAAGCCTTCAAGCGCCGCATCGAGCCGCAGAACAACGCCACGGCCGTTGCGGTTCCCGACGTTCTGGAATTTGCAAACATCAAGGTCGACGTCAAGAAATTCGAAGCCACCAAGGGCGGCGTTCCGCTGGACCTCACCACCCGCGAATACCTGATTCTCAAGTATTTCTGGGGACACCGCGGCGAAGTCATTCTGCGCGAAGACTTGCTCAAGGAAATCTGGGGCTACACCGACGAGAACATGCCTTCGACGCGCACGGTAGATAACCACATCGCCAACTTGCGCCGTAAAATCGAGGACGACCTCGCCGATCCGAAAATCATTATCTCTGTAAGAGGAGCAGGATATAAGTTTGATGCGTAAAATAGGAGCGTCATCCTAGACCCTCGAAGAGGGGACGGAATCCAGCACTGGATACCCACCCTTCGGTCGAGAATGACTGAAACGAATAAAAATGAGCCTTAACGTTTTCCATAAGTTTCATCCTCTGAGCACGGTAACTTTACTCGTGTGGTTATGCGGGCTTGTGTCACTTGCTTTCGCCGAAAAGATGGAAGCCAACATCCAGGAAGCCCTTTACATGTTCGAAATGAAGGGCGAAATTTCAGAGGCAATCAAAATTCTGGAAAACGCCGCCAACCAGGGAGACGAAGAAGACAAGGAAAAGGCCTATTTCTACCTCGGAAAAATTCAGGACCTTTCGGGAAACAAGACCTCCGCAAACTTCTACTACAATCAAAGCCTGAACCGCACCTCGGAAACGGCCAAGGCCTACTGGCTTTCGGAAAGGGAAGCCACCACCAGCAACAATGCCGAAAATCTTGTCCGCGCTCCGCTCCACCTCAAAAGCAAGATTGCAAAGACATTTGGAAATAACCCCACCTATTTGCTGCTCCGCGACGGCACCATTCAAAAAATAGAAGATAACGCCCTTGTCAACGTGGCTAGCGACCTACCCGCAGGAATCCAGATTTTCAACATCGACCCTCAAGGAGTCTGGTTCCAATCCGCAGAAAAGGACAGCCTCGTCTTCCGCTCATTTTTTGCAAACAAGCCCAATCGAAGCTACCCGATCACAAACCTCATTCAGCTTTACGCCCAAGGCGACAAGATTGCCGTCCAAACCGAACGCGACCTTATCCTTCTGAACAGCAAGGGCATTCAAGCCCAGATTGCAGACAAATATAGCGGATGCGTTCCCGAAGGTTTCTACCCTCTCACGAGCGAATTTATCCTGAACTGTACCGACAACGCCCTGCATTTTATTTCTTCAGAAGACGGCTCTGAAAAGAGAACCCTCGCCCAGTTCGACGTCATCAAGAACATTCTGATTGACAAGGGATTCCTGTACCTGATTTCGGGAAATTTCCTGTACTGCTATTTTCCGAAACAACGCATGACGCCCCTATGGAAACAGCCCGTCAACAAAGTCGAAAGCATGATGCCCTTTGAAAACAGCATCGCCCTTCTCGAAGCATCGGGCAAGATGTCGCTCATCGACAAGAAATCTGGATTCATTCAGGTGGCTGTCCGCAGCGAGGCCTCGTTCATTTACCCCCTCGCCATGGGAACGCTCGGACTATTTTCAATCGAGGGCGCCATTACGGCTGTCGATACGGCCCTAGTACCGCTGTGGCATTTCAATTTTGCAAAGCCTATCGAACGCGCTCCCATCCACACGAACGGCAACATCTACCTTGATTTTGGTGACAACAAGCTCACCGCCCTTTCCCCGCGTTATTACGGGAAAAAGAAGCTTCAATCAGAAGTCTATGCGGGGCTTGCGGCAAGCGTTACCGAAAACGAAGACTGGGAAGAGCTCCCCCCTATTCTCGACTCGCTTTTCAAGCTCGAACCGGGAAACGCCAAGGGATGGTTCTTCAAGGCCCTGTATCTCGAAAACCAGAATGGCAATGAACACGAAAAACAAAAGGCTTGGTCAGAAGCAGTCCGCCATTCCATAAGCAACCCTCAGGTGACTTCGCTTATTCTAAACCGATACAGCAAGGTCATCGGAGCTAAATTTGTCCGCCAGCTCCCCATTTCCCCCAAGACGCTCTACCCGCAATTCTTCAGTGGAAAAAAATACCTCTACACCATCGACCCGTCGGCAGGGCGCCTCATTTGCATCAACGCCGAAAACGGCGAACTCCGGTGGTACAAGAAAATCGGAACGCTCGACAACAGCCCGGCGATAGACAACGACGAAAACACTCTCGCCATCGCTTCGGGGTACAACTTGTCCATTTACGACTTGAACCGCGAAGGAAACGCCCTTACCATACAGTTGCCGGGAAAAGCGTTCGAAACGAAAGTGACCGAAAGCGCAATCTACGTTTCGACGTGGAACGGTTTCTTGCTCAAGATTTTGAAACCCGACAACAAGCTCGCCTGGTCCCGCAAGATTTTTGCAGTCCCCTTCCTGCTCACCCATGAAAACAAGAACCTTTACGCCTGCAACCTCGAAGGAGAATTAGTCGCCTTGGATGACGAAGCCGGAACGGTCAAGGAAAATTCATCGCGCAGGTTCCCCGGACAGGTAACGCAGATGATCAGCACCGACTCCATTGTTGCGGTAGCCTCGGGAAACAATCGCCTATACCTGTTCAACCAACTGCGCAGGGAAGCCCCTCCGCTCCAAATTATCATGGACGAATCCATTTCTTCGCTACAAGCCGTTCAAGGCCAAGGTCAGAAAATGATCATGATAGGACTTGCCGACCAGTCCATATTACTTTATACAGAAACAGGGACTCCTTTGTGGAAATTCAAGAGCAGGAATTCCATTTTTCCGAAGCCATTCGTAAAAGATGGCTTTGCATGGATTGACCAAGGAAACGAAGTGGTCGCTATCTCCCTAAAGACGGGCAAGGTCGAACGAAAATTCAGTACACCGGGCGGAGCCGGAACACCATTCATTATGAACAAAACACTCTTTAGCGCATCGCCTAAGCGTCTTTTGTACGGATTTTCATTATAAATTTTCTAAACATACCCCTTTTAGCTGTAAATTTTAGCCCTTGTAAATAAAATTTGGTGGTTTTTTTATTAAAAACACACTAAATTTTATCGTTGTATCCCCAGGGAAGAAAGAGGATGAATTTGGTAAAAAAAATGAACAAGATTTATTGGATTGCAGCGGTCTGTCTCTCTGTAGCAGGGGTTGCCACGTTTGTAGCTTGTAAAGACGAAAACAAGTCGTCCGACGGATCGACCCAATCGGAATATGACCGCAGCGAGACTCTGTATATCGGAGGTTTCGACTGGGCTCCTCCTTCTACGTTTAATCCGCTGGATCACGATCCGAACTTCCCGATTGACGGAAACTGCAGAATCACCTACGAAGCCCTGCTGGTCTACAACCAGCTCGACGGTAAGCTGGAACCGATGCTTGCCGACCGCTACACCATTAGCGACGACAAGATTTCGGTGCACCTCGATCCGCGCGCCAAGTGGAGCGACGGCACCCCGGTTACGGTTGACGACGTCCTCTACACCTTCAAGATTGACTCCCTGCTCCCGACGCCGCGCCATGGCAACTGGAAATTCCTGAGCAAGGTTACAAGCGAAGGCGACAACAACATTGCCTTCTACTTTGGCAAGACCAAGAACCCCCTTATCCTTTTGAACGCACTCGCCGAAACATCCATTCTTCCCAAATCCGTTTTCGAGCCGCTCATCCAAGGGGCAAAGTCCGGCAAGGGTTACGACATGAACCGCATCACCGAGTTCAAGAACG is a window of uncultured Fibrobacter sp. DNA encoding:
- a CDS encoding HAMP domain-containing sensor histidine kinase — its product is MQVSRNNLLFVLLFAGGIVLPTAILSILSFRNIQNEIFLAQKNFDENLSSFQSEVSDAIDKELSKIYQETKAASLFLYEQPQGLLDFGHATEFKSVEGIEAIFLFNKGKLVYPDLSSRNFFKSPDFPSGTATIQDKVLFQEERRGLKDSVSRKIYLNQRGKSLSPSHFFFESSEERIQNILGLIRFYYKSKKYAETLKLLELLESMHHPQGYLHADLTRAVNLLHFEILVKEHRHEEAQEYCLSVLAKFLDDQNIDDISSSKFFFESAFTQILSFEKLSQDKREAFWNLRENFNRQLGYMDILHKHKELFQEIFDDDATNKEGILYLNGEDITLFKMSYPYLSGDQVVIAKIDPNTYRNRLLSRLKNVTQSFKNIPFSITENNNKVLLGEIPENAPIIEQYSISEALDWEFTLYEKDMQDIRKETRHRMFLMYGLMLFALITVIFGSFFMFRFITQERKLLSMKTNFLSSVSHELKTPLTSIKMFAEMMARGRMQRAEKVQEYSTLIGKEASRLENLIGAILNYTRMEHGTGAFKWEKLDFSICAKKVFDAVEDIGVEKGLTFYTHFEPNVFVMGDYTALYSLVQNLIDNAIKYTEAPGDITVNVKSEDDWIVFSVADTGIGIPSSEQKNIFNDFYRVGDEMTRSTKGSGLGLATVKRVAETHKATISLNSKPGKGSTFTVKFKKAE
- a CDS encoding response regulator transcription factor gives rise to the protein MSQNFKILIVEDEEIIRLGLQDNFEMEGYTVETACDGEEAIAKSDSYQPHLVLLDLMIPKKSGFEVCRYIRNKHPETYIIMLTAKTEETSKVAGLEMGADDYVTKPFSILELLARVKAFKRRIEPQNNATAVAVPDVLEFANIKVDVKKFEATKGGVPLDLTTREYLILKYFWGHRGEVILREDLLKEIWGYTDENMPSTRTVDNHIANLRRKIEDDLADPKIIISVRGAGYKFDA